The genomic DNA CATTGCAGCACTGCATTAAATCAAATCAACTGTCACACAATCGAAagtgtgttaaaaaaaatgatacataCAGGGTTTTAAATAAAGGTCTGCAACTGTAGGCCGCAGcataacaattttttcaaagatTCTGATGAGACCATAACTGTTACCGTTTAAAACCCTAAACACATACTACAAAAAGGAGATAAAAACATAaccaataatatatttaaatatgtaaataacGCACTAACATTTGTGAGAATGCCAAGAAGGTAACCAAATATCGCACCGGGTCTTCCATAGCACCCCAAAAGCTTTTCTCATAAGGAACTGGCTCCCCTGACAAGCTTACTTGAAACAGAGAAACCGGACTTTGCATTCCATATTTGTGAAATTTCCTCAAAATCCTCGGTAAGATGAACCAAGCTACTAGAGTAGCAGTTAAAGTACCACCAACCGGAACAACCACCATGTTAAGATAAGGATGTGAATCGAGAAATTGTTGAGCATATGGAGTAACACCGTCAGAACCTTCTTTAACCTTATCACCAGCATATGAAACTGCCTCAACAACACTCTTCCATGTATCTTTCATCCTATCAACCAAATCACCCGAAACAAACGAATCACCACCACCCCCACCCTTCACATCACTCACACCAGTCCCAACACCCACTTCTGTTTCACCATTCTTACTTCCTTCCCCTCCCAGACCCGATGAATACATTCGGGAACTCAACCCATTGGTCATCATCGAATTCGAAGCAAAGGGAATATTAACAACACTGAAACATACCCTAGGTGAACTAAACCCTTGGGTTTCAAATGCAGCATTGAATTTGAAACCCCTATGACCTGATAAAGAACCCAAATTTCTAAACTCAGTCTCAGCAAACATCTTAGGTGACTTAAACCCATTTTTTGAATAACCACGGCTCGAGAAATCAGTACAAAAACTTGAAATTCTTGCAAGATTCAATGACCCATTAGGGTTAGAGTGATAATTTTGGACATTGAAATTGGAAAAACCCTTGATTGAACTATGAAGAGACTTTACATGAGAAAACCTAATAGCAGACATTGTTAAACAAACTAAGAGCTTAGAAATTGAAAGAATACAGTAATGACATTGTTTGGAATCAACGGTTCAATCTGCAAATTGAAGAACACTAATCAGTAATTATAATGTAATAATAAAGTTagattaattaaatttgaaggTTTAAGAATTAAAAAGCTTGGAATAATTGAATAAGATGATGAACCCTAAGTATGTATGAAAAAAAGAGATCGTACCGTGAAGACGAAAATGAGGAATGTTCTTTTCTTTGAAGAAGGACTCTCCTTTTACaatatttgttttcttgtgAAGTAAGACAGAGAGCAGCAGAAAAAATCTTCAATAtataaggaagaaaaagaaacatagttttgtgttttttaaggtaaaattttcttttgttttaggCTTTTAGCATTTGAAAGTTACGATTTGTCAATTATAAATTTTACCAATTACTCTTATCTTtctcaataaaattaattaatattgtctatttgaaaaacaaagttttatttttttatttttaaacaaagcttgtttcttattatcttcaaatttaaacaaaattttgttataaatatcaGTTTTAAgaagagttaaaattctataaataagataagtaacaattgttaaaaatttcaagtgcaaAAGTAAATGAACAAAttttagagaagaaaaatataagacTTCATGAATGtttaaaaggaagaaaaagtggAAGACTATGTTTAAAGGAGTTGAaagaaagttaatttttttcttaacttttgattaatgtgaggttggaataatttttatattgatttaaaataattaaaaagatgtgcacaatatttaaaaaattgacaattgtttgttatgagtgAGAGAGAGTGcgcataaaaaaatgaatttgttggagaaaaagatagtaactgacaattgtttgttataagAGAAAGATAACatgttaaatttattaaaaagataaaatgtatgaaaaaaataagaatttattgGTGGATTAAAATGAGGATATAATAGGATGAAAACATACAAATATAGATATAGCTAATTTTCTAAAAAGACACTAACAAAGGAGtataaattttttcataaattatgacAATAAGAAAATTTagtcataaattttttaaactatAAACAAATTCCTCAAATTGAAGTATGGTAGGATATCTCTTATgggtgatttttgggtggtatttgaaaataaacaaatttgtcAGGTCATTTTGGGGGATGATTCTTGGGTAGttcttgaaaatgaaatatatttatattttggaaaatatttataggatacaaaatttaaatataggaaaaaattgaaaaatcttttacattttttgcaAAAGTATTTTTCAGAGAATGAAAAACATAGAGGAATATAATAATTAAGTGTTTTTCAAACAATCTTAAACGTTGATATCGACGCCGAATCCAATTAAGCATTTGACAACGTGGATTCACCAGGGGAGAGAAGAGACATGAAGAGGAGTGTGATTATCGTAATATATATGACGTATGGTGGTAGGATTAGAGATTTATAGTTTCTGTTGACGTGGTTTTAAGGGAGGATGGTGGAATTGAGGAATAACCAATTGTGATATGTTGTGGTAGACATAGTTGACATTTGTTTCAATGGATTAGTGGTAAAGAGTCGAGGAAAAAAGAGGTGAAGATGGGGAGGAGCCCGGAATTTGAAATTGGAAATCGAAATTGCAATTAACCGAACTTGAAAATCTGAACGGAACAAATCGATGGGGAGAGAGCGGGGGGACTTATGGGAGCGAGAAAATGGTGGTGAACataaaggaaagaaaagaaaagaaatacatGATAATTTTTTCGTGGTGGTCGGGATTTGAACCCCAGACTTTGCAAAGtactatgatatgatatgataaatttTTCTCTTGATTCATTATTATCAATTAATAAATCATTCATCATCAAATGACACTGATCTGAATGATTTTTTGAAGTTGTTTCTTTCCAAACTCTATAGTCATGGACCACGTTTATCAACTCTTTGTTCTATTGATTCACATTCAGTTCCTCTATAGACATGAATGGTTCCATCACGTAAATAAGAAAGATTATGACCGATATGGGCATTAAAAAATCAGCACACGATAAAAATACGTAGCCTTAAACAACTTTGTCATTAGAGCATAAGGTTGAGTAATGAATTATCAACCTTGTTTTCTATGTATGGAACTGATACAAGTTCTTAAAAGCCATACTACCAAATTTCTTCGACATAGATAGTTTATCCCCGATTGAAATATTCAATGCCTTTTTGAAAGACTAACTTctgaatttaaaaatatttaactttagtTAAATTTTGAATCCCAATTATTTCagggttaaatatgttcttCGTTCCTACATTTTGAATGAACTTTGAAAAATAATCTTGattattttagagattttaaaaacatttattgaaatgtaagaACTATTTTTCAAAGTCACATAAAATGtatggaccaaaaacatatttaacttaaaataatTGGGATCCACTAACTGTCACATCAACATTTCGTTAGATAATTAACAGCAGAACTAATTTTAATAACAGAGCTAAAAATAtgaggattttaaaaatatttaacgaAATGTAATGATTATTCTTTAAAGGAGCGAAAAATCTAAGAACTAAAAACATACTTAACCCTAATATGattaccttttgaaaaaataatttggtttCGATCCATAACCTAATGGAAAGCCGAGTCAAACATGTgagtaaaattaaataactaaaggttttaattgtaatttttgtcCCTCGATTTTAGCAAAACCATAATTTTGGTTCCCGCACTTCTAACGGTGCAATTTCAATCTCCcattttaaaatagataaatgatatttgtacaaccattttactataattttttgacaactttttctctcacaCTCACATGTTGTTTTTATCCCctctctttccttttctctctctattattttttaaccaatcaaaaaagagaaaaacaaagttgtcaccaaaattgtcattaaatggatgtacaaatatcattgctctttaaaatatttgattgattAAATCATGACATTTAATATagagattttaaaattatggtTGTAAATTTCGAAAACTGATTAACTAAAATTacattattatttcacaatttaAGTCATTAAATTGTTTGACCCGTCCtttgaaaaaattgtttggCCCATATAATTTCAAAGACCAAGATGCtgattttaatctatttttgtaatatatatatatatatatatatatatatatatatatatatatatatatatatatcattatttaaaatacAGTGTCATTAGATTTTTCAGTTTTctgtatttctattttttattcaatctactttttattttgctaaaaaaacaatataattagaTTTGCCAACTTGCCTTTGAGACTACATCCTATTCAAAATATTACCTAAACAATTCTTTTTTCCTTGGAGGTCAGAGTGTAACTAACTTATATCggcttaaatgcatttttggtaTTCATATTGGGTCAAGCTAGAATTTTGATCTCCTCACTTTCAACTGTCCAGTTTTGATCTCCTGCTTCATAAATTTTGATCAACTTATAATTTTGATCATTCAATTTGATCATGTggcaataaattaattattcactCACGTCTTTGTATCATTTCAATCTATCTTTTTTTTGGTTGACTTTCTATGTTTGATTACAACTCAATTTAACGTGTTAAGATTCTTtccatttataactttttctatttgttgcaatttagagagagatagacaaaaataataatgatggtGGGATCCACTTAATGATAGGACccaccacttatttttttttttttgtctatcactctccaaattgcaacaaattgaaaaatttataaatggagaaGATATTTACTCATTTTGTTTTAATACGCCAGAGATTAAacaaaattcattgatttttcattaatttaatagatgttttggaaataaatattttcacatataaactaaatccataattttttataattttctcatATTTACAATTTGTATCACTCAAATATTCATTTACTAATCCAAATTTATTGgatgtaaagaaaaaaatttctcCCTAAAGACTTGATTGGATGTGTGTTTAGAAACTACAATAAAAGCTAAAATTGAGGCGAAAAATCACGTTTATATTAAAGCTATAAATACAATATTCTGAATTTTAAGATGGAAAGTACTCCAATTGTACTACCACGTCAAGAAAACGCGTAATCAAAATAAACCAAATCTAACGGTTCTACAATTGTTACGATGCTACACCTCTATTAACAAACAATAACACTTACTCCTTcagaaatgaaatataaatcAACATGTTAgttgaaaagttgatatatacGGACTAAATTTTAACTACTTATATTATGCATTGACTTTTTaactatctattttatttatattttatttggaaGGGTATATCTCTTTTATGTATTTCTCATTTGctaaaaacatatttgtttttcatttttttcttatatttgtaattatacatttttataacaaaaaaccCGAAAGAATCCACACAAGGTAATTACTAGTTCGACAATTTTCTTGTTACTTTCAAACCACTTTCTCGTATCCCATGTTCCCTTATTCGGTGGGTTTCTCTATTCAAACCTTCAAACTTTCCCAAATCTAAAACAATACCCTTTTCTTCTAAACCATGAAAAACCATTTCAAAGACCCAGATCACAACTCTTCCATCACTTTCTCAAAGCTCAtcactttcttcttcctcttaatCACAATCTCTTACCTTTTTTATTCTCTTAGATTTGTTACTCATAACtatgattgtgataatatccaaaaccaaaaacccATCATTCATAGCCACACAAATTTACCAACACAAAAACcatttgaagatgaagaaaaaaaacaaacaaaaacaaacatttcCCATATAGTTTTTGGAATAGGTGCATCAGCAAAACTatggaaaaagagaaaagaatacATCAAACTTTGGTGGAAACCAAATCAAATGCGTGGCATTGTTTGGTTAGAACAAAAAGTGAAAATTGATTCTAATGATGAAGATCTTTTACCACTTTTGAAGATCTCAGAAGATACATCAAAATTCAAGTACAAAAACTCAAAGGGTCATAGGTCAGCTATAAGGATTTCAAGGATAGTGTCAGAAACTGTACGCCTTGGaatggaaaatgtgaggtggttTGTGATGGGTGATGATGATACATTTTTTGTTGCTGAGAATTTGGTtaatgttttgaagaaatatgatcataatcaattttattacATTGGTAGTAATTCAGAGAGTCATTTGcagaatatttattt from Medicago truncatula cultivar Jemalong A17 chromosome 8, MtrunA17r5.0-ANR, whole genome shotgun sequence includes the following:
- the LOC25500848 gene encoding mechanosensitive ion channel protein 1, mitochondrial: MSAIRFSHVKSLHSSIKGFSNFNVQNYHSNPNGSLNLARISSFCTDFSSRGYSKNGFKSPKMFAETEFRNLGSLSGHRGFKFNAAFETQGFSSPRVCFSVVNIPFASNSMMTNGLSSRMYSSGLGGEGSKNGETEVGVGTGVSDVKGGGGGDSFVSGDLVDRMKDTWKSVVEAVSYAGDKVKEGSDGVTPYAQQFLDSHPYLNMVVVPVGGTLTATLVAWFILPRILRKFHKYGMQSPVSLFQVSLSGEPVPYEKSFWGAMEDPVRYLVTFLAFSQIAAMVAPTAIASQYLVPTWRGAVILSFVWFLHRWKTNVFARTLTSQSVLGLDREKMLALDKISSIGLFVIGIMALAEACGVAVQSIVTVGGVGGVATAFAARDVLGNVFSGLSMQFSKPFSIGDTIKAGSIEGQVVEIGLTSTSLLSPEKFPIIVPNSFFSSQVIVNKSRAEYRAILTKIPLQTEDFSKIPHIANDVKGMLTSNAKVFLEKDVPCCFLSRIESKYAELTLGYNLKNMRKDELYSAEQDILLQAVQIIKNHGVALGSTWNDTK